One Candidatus Eisenbacteria bacterium genomic window carries:
- a CDS encoding zinc-binding dehydrogenase, giving the protein MPRAFAISATDIAAEHKRTGGDHDKFDFANVLKLDTLQLRPMGPRDVHLRILAVSAEHNVDHAVLADTVNIAELRGGKIYPGNSAVGEVIAAGADVTSVKVGDVVVTHCNGEPDVYGFALRIWAYDQPDSIGWYGEEAMVGEWQVIKAPLQCGLNLWEIAALPLRAPTAYHLWRRAIGIYRLKVPVERRATVNVLGFGGGVSELFLMLAKREGHRAFFCSGSPERREFLAKMGIEPIDQKQYNRFKSRDDVKNFNGQVKKLTGGEGMHLVCDMLRGPVFEAGIAAAAREGVNVSAGWQLARECTYNSANLSVRQITLDHTHYETIDGCRAATELYGTVFKPTVHKEIYKFEDLPRCMHEMFLNTQTGIPIVRVAQTMPKAVEGLVR; this is encoded by the coding sequence ATGCCGAGAGCCTTCGCGATCAGCGCCACCGACATCGCCGCCGAGCACAAGCGCACGGGCGGCGACCACGACAAGTTCGACTTCGCGAACGTTTTGAAGCTCGACACGCTCCAGCTCCGGCCGATGGGGCCGCGCGACGTCCACCTGCGCATCCTCGCGGTCTCGGCCGAGCACAACGTCGACCACGCGGTCCTCGCCGACACGGTCAACATCGCCGAGCTGCGCGGCGGCAAGATCTATCCGGGCAACAGCGCCGTCGGCGAGGTGATCGCCGCCGGGGCCGATGTGACGTCGGTCAAGGTCGGCGACGTCGTCGTCACCCACTGCAACGGCGAGCCCGACGTGTACGGTTTCGCGCTGCGCATCTGGGCCTACGATCAGCCGGACTCGATCGGCTGGTACGGCGAGGAAGCCATGGTCGGCGAGTGGCAGGTGATCAAGGCGCCGCTGCAGTGCGGCCTCAATCTCTGGGAGATCGCCGCGCTGCCGCTGCGGGCGCCGACGGCGTATCACCTGTGGCGCCGTGCGATCGGCATCTACCGCCTGAAGGTGCCCGTCGAGCGGCGCGCGACGGTGAACGTCCTCGGCTTCGGCGGCGGCGTCTCCGAGCTCTTCCTCATGCTCGCCAAGCGCGAGGGGCATCGCGCGTTCTTCTGCTCGGGCAGCCCGGAGCGGCGCGAGTTCCTCGCCAAGATGGGCATCGAGCCGATCGACCAGAAGCAGTACAACCGCTTCAAGTCGCGCGACGACGTGAAGAACTTCAACGGGCAGGTGAAGAAGCTGACCGGCGGCGAGGGCATGCACCTCGTGTGCGACATGCTGCGCGGGCCCGTCTTCGAGGCCGGCATTGCGGCGGCGGCGCGCGAGGGCGTGAACGTCAGCGCCGGCTGGCAGCTCGCGCGCGAGTGCACGTACAACTCCGCGAACCTCTCCGTGCGCCAGATCACGCTCGACCACACGCACTACGAGACCATCGACGGCTGCCGGGCCGCGACCGAGCTCTACGGCACGGTCTTCAAGCCGACGGTGCACAAGGAGATCTACAAGTTCGAGGATCTGCCGCGCTGCATGCACGAGATGTTCCTCAACACGCAGACGGGCATCCCGATCGTCCGCGTCGCGCAGACGATGCCGAAGGCGGTCGAGGGCCTCGTCCGATAG
- a CDS encoding response regulator, producing the protein MTAPRLPAIYFEKLLEDSPDIIVAVDRRGIITFYNDGARQTLGYTPADVLGAHVTRLYPDLAEARKVMTAMREGQSAVPGRVRNFETFFLTKGGERIPVTISGSLIHDDRGQETGSIGFAKDLREIRRHDQLVTLAEVAVGLAHEINNPLEVIVNNLNLLTTYIERVSNDEDFIVESERLDSTHAAVNRIHQIVATLTQQAQGTEYTTREYLHGTQMIDLRACAPGVRPASTRDLRRDPELDGIKLLVVDDDLGVCQSLRDLLTQEGCDVVVATGGREALAKLERERVDLVLSDVVMPDLDGHEVFQRVRERWPDVPVVLMTAFHFDKDHIIKRSKLEGLEDVLYKKPIDPPKLREIIKRHARRRADAAS; encoded by the coding sequence GTGACTGCTCCCCGTCTTCCCGCGATCTACTTCGAGAAGCTTCTCGAGGACTCCCCCGACATCATCGTCGCCGTCGACCGCCGCGGTATCATCACCTTCTACAACGACGGCGCGCGACAGACGCTGGGCTACACTCCCGCGGACGTGCTCGGTGCGCACGTGACGCGCTTGTATCCGGACCTCGCCGAGGCGCGCAAGGTGATGACGGCGATGCGCGAGGGCCAGAGCGCGGTCCCCGGACGCGTCCGCAACTTCGAGACGTTCTTCCTGACGAAGGGTGGCGAGCGGATCCCGGTCACGATCTCCGGCTCGCTGATCCACGACGACCGTGGCCAGGAGACGGGCTCGATCGGGTTCGCGAAGGACCTGCGCGAGATCCGGCGGCACGACCAGCTCGTCACGCTGGCCGAGGTCGCGGTCGGCCTCGCGCACGAGATCAACAATCCGCTCGAGGTGATCGTCAACAACCTGAACCTGCTCACGACCTACATCGAGCGGGTGAGCAACGACGAGGACTTCATCGTCGAGAGCGAACGCCTGGACTCGACCCATGCGGCGGTGAACCGCATCCACCAGATCGTCGCGACGCTCACGCAGCAGGCCCAGGGCACCGAATACACGACGCGCGAGTACCTGCACGGCACGCAGATGATCGACCTGCGCGCCTGCGCGCCCGGTGTGCGACCCGCGAGCACGCGCGACCTGCGCCGCGATCCCGAGCTCGACGGCATCAAGCTCCTCGTGGTCGACGACGACCTCGGCGTCTGCCAGTCGCTGCGCGACCTCCTGACGCAGGAGGGCTGCGACGTGGTCGTCGCCACCGGGGGGCGCGAGGCGCTCGCGAAGCTCGAGCGCGAACGGGTCGATCTCGTCCTGTCCGACGTGGTCATGCCCGACCTCGACGGCCACGAGGTCTTCCAGCGCGTGCGCGAGCGATGGCCCGACGTCCCCGTCGTACTGATGACTGCGTTCCACTTCGACAAGGACCACATCATCAAGCGCAGCAAGCTCGAGGGGCTCGAGGACGTGCTCTACAAGAAGCCGATCGACCCGCCGAAGCTGCGCGAGATCATCAAGCGGCACGCGCGACGCCGCGCCGACGCCGCGTCGTAG
- a CDS encoding cob(I)yrinic acid a,c-diamide adenosyltransferase gives MAIRITRVYTRRGDQGETDLVGGVRVPKDHARIDAYGAVDELNAAIGVARAFNEAALRRHRVCRELDGILRKLQSELFDVGAELATPPAAWMPGMFKVGDAEVTALEQCMDRCQKDLAPLKSFILPGGGQTSALLHVARTVCRRAERDVLRLMRIEDVGDGPLRYLNRLSDLLFVLSRWVGHHLGEREYLWERPLEREAALGRTRAAGARKVAASAGARRRR, from the coding sequence GTGGCAATCCGTATTACCCGTGTCTATACGCGACGCGGCGATCAGGGCGAGACCGATCTCGTGGGCGGCGTGCGCGTGCCGAAGGACCACGCGCGCATCGACGCCTACGGCGCGGTCGACGAGCTGAACGCCGCCATCGGCGTCGCGCGAGCGTTCAACGAGGCGGCCCTGCGCCGCCATCGGGTCTGCCGCGAGCTCGACGGCATCCTGCGCAAGCTGCAGAGCGAGCTGTTCGACGTGGGCGCCGAGCTCGCGACGCCGCCGGCGGCGTGGATGCCCGGCATGTTCAAGGTGGGCGACGCCGAGGTGACGGCGCTCGAGCAGTGCATGGACCGCTGCCAGAAAGACCTGGCGCCGCTCAAGTCGTTCATCTTGCCGGGCGGCGGCCAGACGAGCGCGCTCCTGCACGTCGCCCGCACGGTGTGCCGTCGCGCCGAGCGCGACGTCCTGCGCCTCATGCGCATCGAGGACGTGGGCGACGGCCCGCTGCGCTACCTGAACCGCCTCTCGGACCTGCTCTTCGTGCTCTCGCGCTGGGTGGGCCACCACCTGGGCGAGCGCGAGTACCTCTGGGAGCGGCCGCTCGAGCGCGAGGCCGCGCTGGGCCGGACGCGCGCCGCAGGAGCCCGCAAGGTCGCGGCGAGCGCCGGCGCGAGGAGACGTCGATGA
- a CDS encoding MBL fold metallo-hydrolase yields MSEALYMKQLEIGPMQNYVYLFGDPQTHEAAVVDAAWDIDAILETARADGYTITKNLVTHFHPDHLGGDLMGHQITGAVELAGKAGVKTWIHKSEVPFVHRVCGLSDSDIVAVEAGDTTDVGRIRTTFVHTPGHTPGSQCFLVGNTCISGDTLFIGSCGRVDLPGSNAEDMYRSLTQVLAALPDQTVLLPGHNYADRPRSTIGDEKRTNAMMRFKNLKDFLSLMSPLRV; encoded by the coding sequence ATGAGCGAAGCGCTCTACATGAAGCAGCTCGAGATCGGGCCGATGCAGAACTACGTCTATCTCTTCGGCGATCCGCAGACGCACGAAGCGGCGGTCGTCGACGCCGCATGGGACATCGACGCGATCCTCGAGACCGCACGCGCCGACGGCTACACGATCACGAAGAACCTCGTGACCCACTTCCATCCCGACCACCTCGGCGGCGATCTCATGGGACACCAGATCACCGGGGCGGTCGAGCTTGCCGGCAAGGCGGGCGTCAAGACCTGGATCCACAAGTCCGAGGTGCCGTTCGTCCATCGCGTGTGCGGACTGTCGGACTCCGACATCGTCGCCGTCGAGGCCGGCGACACGACCGACGTCGGCCGCATCCGCACGACCTTCGTGCACACGCCGGGGCACACGCCGGGATCCCAGTGCTTCCTGGTCGGCAACACGTGCATCTCGGGCGACACGCTCTTCATCGGCTCGTGCGGCCGCGTCGACCTGCCCGGATCGAACGCGGAGGACATGTACCGGAGCCTGACGCAGGTCCTGGCCGCGCTCCCCGACCAGACCGTCCTCCTGCCCGGCCACAACTATGCCGACCGCCCGCGCTCGACGATCGGCGACGAGAAGCGCACGAACGCCATGATGCGCTTCAAGAACCTGAAAGACTTCCTCTCGCTCATGAGCCCGCTGCGGGTCTGA